In Equus przewalskii isolate Varuska chromosome 6, EquPr2, whole genome shotgun sequence, one DNA window encodes the following:
- the ADM gene encoding pro-adrenomedullin yields MKLVPVTLMYLGSLTFLGADAAPLDVASEFRKKWNKWALSRGKRELQVSSSYPTGLADVKARPAQTLIRPQVMKGASRSPQASPDAARIRVKRYRQSMNNFQGLRSFGCRFGTCTVQKLAHQIYQFTDKDKDGVAPRSKISPQGYGRRRRRSLPEASQGRTLSFPEPRARRAPALRAQQVLATLLRV; encoded by the exons ATGAAGCTGGTTCCCGTAACCCTCATGTACCTGGGATCGCTCACCTTCCTAGGTGCCGACGCCGCACCGCTCGACGTGGCGTCAGAGTTCCGAAAAAA ATGGAATAAGTGGGCTCTCAGTCGTGGGAAGAGGGAACTTCAGGTGTCCAGCAGCTACCCCACCGGGCTCGCAGACGTGAAGGCCAGGCCTGCCCAGACTCTCATTCGGCCCCAGGTCATGAAGGGCGCCTCTCGAAGCCCCCAGGCCAG TCCGGACGCCGCCCGCATCCGCGTCAAGCGCTATCGCCAGAGTATGAACAACTTCCAGGGCCTGCGGAGCTTTGGCTGTCGCTTCGGGACGTGCACGGTGCAGAAGCTGGCGCATCAGATCTACCAGTTCACAGACAAGGACAAGGACGGCGTCGCCCCCAGGAGCAAGATCAGCCCCCAGGGCTACGGCCGCCGGCGCCGGCGCTCCCTGCCCGAGGCCAGCCAGGGCCGGACTCTGTCGTTCCCGGAGCCTCGGGCGCGCCGAGCTCCGGCCTTGAGAGCGCAACAAGTGCTCGCCACCCTTCTTAGGGTTTAG